From the Hylaeus volcanicus isolate JK05 unplaced genomic scaffold, UHH_iyHylVolc1.0_haploid 12228, whole genome shotgun sequence genome, the window CCTCAaacaccccaccccctccaaaatccacaatttttggactatagtcccgaatttgggctacatgcattccctggaatcTCCTGATTCAGGAAATGTCAACGCCCATGCCATGcgccccataggcaccccttggagggatggaacagttcgccacttttcaacacccttcgtaagggagcacttccacacctcgaagggcgatgaaattcaccatgctTATTCTCGGTACGCTAAGgatcaatgtcatttaaaactcgtttcgaaaacggcCCCTGGAGCTGAACAGGGTGGCCCAGAGTTAGGGGTGGCCCAGAGTTAGGGGTGGCCCACCCACAGGTGTaggggttggaacgatgtttcgttgcgtggaacacatgtGATACGGTCCAAACCATTGGAGTGACACAtttttgatgtcttttcctCGCGTGGATagtattaaaatacgaaaatgacgttttttttttggaaaacccacccgCGAGTTTAAGCCTGTGTACcaggtgaacgagtaaccccacgtcagcgccgttcgtggattcggacgcgcgaatgctttattaacaggtgcgaaaaattcggatattttgaatcacgctttcattgtcaaattggagtagatttgaaagagtattaaCCCTTAGCGCTCCGCACGTTTTTGTACCACTGCCTACCAGCAACTCCGGCACATTTTCGCAGCAGAACGAGTGAGAAGAAAGAGTCTTATTTTAAGTCAGAAGAATTGCACATGCTTGTGAatgtttttgattttatttattttatacatatgcacTTCCTTCTTGTAAGTGaacgttaaattttaatttttttaattcaccaTTGTGTAAATAACTATCATTCGTTTTCTCTTTAGTAGTATAATTTCAGAACCACTACTTGAAGTGTCAGAATTATAATCACCATTGTCTTCCACAATATCTTCTAACACTCGGAAATCACACACATCTTCACTATCACTCAACTCTATATTCTcatcataataattatttttctccatGTTGCTGACCATAAAATGGatcaaaaaatgattcaatcGTAACAGTAGAGAGTTTGTGCACGTTTTACTACCGATAACAATTGCCAACGCCGACGATTTCGTAACATCTTAAGCGTAATCATGTTAAAAACCTTGGGCTCCGCAGCGGAGCCTACGGAGTTACGGAACAAATGACTGATAGCTCCGTAGCGGTGCCAACGGAGCGCTAGGGGTTAAATGGGCCGGACGAAGCCGGCAtgcagaagtggagcgagggcctgcagccgtacgtggtcagcccatgttaaattggagtccggtctggtctgaccacgtacggctgcaggccctcgctctACTTCTGCATGTCGGCTCCCTCCGGTCCACTTAATACGCTTTCAAATCTACTACGATTTGACAATGAAAACGTGATTCCGGACCGTGATTTcggacctgttaataaagcattcgcgcgtccgaattCACGAACGACGTTGACGTGGGCTTACTCGTTTACCAGCCGCGCCCGCCTCGCGCCCCCAAGAGGGCGGCCGTCATATTGACGGTGGTCGAGGGTAGCGCGACGTCCTATTCGGACGTCTGGAGGCGGGTGTTTGTTTAACCGGCATCCACTACCGAAGGGGCCAAAGAGGAGCCTCGATCATTGAGGTGTCCGGGCCGGAGAGCGCCGTCAACGCCGACAGGCTAGCCGGCATGCTCGGAGATTTTTTCCGCGGAACCGATGTCCGGGTGTCGAGGCCGACGAAGTGCGCGGAGATACGCATCGTCGGATTGGACGAGGGCGCAACTTCGGAAGCCGCGGCGGTATCTTTGTCCGCTACCGCGGGCTGTGGGGTTGCGGACATAAAAGCTGGCGACATTCGACGGACCCGCTCAGGCGTTGGCAGAGCCTGGGTCCGCCTGCCGGCCGTGTCCGCGGCCAAGATTGTGGCAGCGGGAGGGTGACGGTGGGGTGGGCCTATGCGAGAGTACAGGCCCTGGAGCGCCGCGCCCTCAGGTGTTACCGTTGCCTTGAGACAGGACACGTCAGGCAGCGGTGCGCCTGCGAGGTGGACCGGACTGGCCGCTGTTATATCTGCGGCGGCGAAAACCACAGGGCGCGGGAGTGCAGCGCACCCCCAAAATGCCCTGTCTGCGCCGATCTCGGCCGTCCGGTCATCAATTGGGGGCTAAGGGATGTGCCTCGTCCCCCTCCCGGcgaaggaaggaaaaaaacaaacgtAACGCAGCAGGAGACACGGCCTCCCACTGCCCAGGAGTCACGTGCTACGCCGATCACTCTGGAGCCGGCACAGGTGTCGGCGACGGACACCGAAGAAGTACAGGCGCCCCACGAGTAGCCGGTTGCGCCTGCGGAGGCAACAGAAGAGGGACCCGGTCGCTGGGGGGCCATGGAGATTGCTTAATACGGGTTCTCCACGCCTCCCTGCGATGCGGGTCCTACAGACCAACCTCAACCTCGCGGCTTGGGCTCAGGATCTGCTCATCCAGACAATGTCCGAGCTGCGGGTGGGGTTGCCCGTCGCCGCGGAGCCGTATCGCGTCCCCAACCGCCCAGACGATTTGGGTTCCGTGGCGATACTAAGCAGTGAGGCCGTGCCGTTTAGCGTTTTAGCTAAGGGGCGCGGCTATGTCGCGGCGTGCTATGGCGGCCTGGCTGTGGTGGGCGTTTACGCCCTGCCCAGCCTGTCCCACGCGTCCTTTGAGACTTTGTTGGACCGTATCCGGGACTGTGTGCAATCGCACTGCCGGGCTCGGCCAACTTTGGACCTGGAGGACTTCAACTCAAAAGCCACGGCTTGCGGTTGTCCCGGGACCGACGCGAGGGGTGACACAGTGCTGGAGTGGGCGGCGGGACTGGACCTCTGGTTGCTCAACCGGGGATCCGTTAACACGTTCTCAGGGCGGTGGGGAGGGTCCATAGTGGACATCTCCTGGGCATCGCCCGCCGCCGCGGGAATCGTGTCGGGGTGGAGGGTGGCGGAGGAGGTGGAAACGCTTAGCGACCACCTCTACATCCTTTTCGATATCTCCGCCGACCAGCACGGCCGCCCCGCCCGCCGCCCTGCGGGGCGACAGCCGTCACGCCGGTGGGAGTTGGGCCGCCTAGACGAGGACGCGCTGATGGCTGCAGCCCTCGCCATGTCCTGGGCGGAAACACAGCCCGAACCGGTCGACGATGTCGAGGCGGAGGAGAAGTGATTCCGGGGCGCTATGACGGCTGTCTGTGACGCCGCCATGCCCCGGGT encodes:
- the LOC128883598 gene encoding uncharacterized protein LOC128883598, with the protein product MRVLQTNLNLAAWAQDLLIQTMSELRVGLPVAAEPYRVPNRPDDLGSVAILSSEAVPFSVLAKGRGYVAACYGGLAVVGVYALPSLSHASFETLLDRIRDCVQSHCRARPTLDLEDFNSKATACGCPGTDARGDTVLEWAAGLDLWLLNRGSVNTFSGRWGGSIVDISWASPAAAGIVSGWRVAEEVETLSDHLYILFDISADQHGRPARRPAGRQPSRRWELGRLDEDALMAAALAMSWAETQPEPVDDVEAEEK